The DNA segment ACGATGGCGGGTTGTATTCCGTACAGAGGTTTACTGGCCGATCCGGGCTTGAGTGCTGTTGCGCCTGCAATGGGGGAGATCAAAATCCCTCCTGTCTCCGTTTGCCACCAGGTATCGACAATTGGGCAGCGCGATTCACCCACCACTTTGTAATACCAGCCCCACGCTTCAGGGTTGATGGGCTCACCGACTGAGCCCAGCAAGCGTAGGCTACTGCGGTCGCTTTGGCGGACAAAATCATCACCTTCCCGCATCATCGCGCGTATTGCTGTCGGTGCCGTATAGAGTATCGTGACATTGTGCTTATCTACGATCTGACCGACTCGTGCCCATGTCGGATGCTGTGGAACACCTTCAAACATCAGGGTTGTGGTGCCATTCGATAGGGCACCATAAAGTAAATAACTATGTCCGGTGATCCAGCCTAAATCTGCGGTACACCAGTACACATCGTCAGGACGCAGATCAAAGACTTCGCGGAATGTACTGGTGGCGTAGACCAGATAGCCGCCTGTAGTATGCAGCACACCTTTGGGTTTTCCCGTTGAGCCAGAGGTATATAGGATAAATAAGGGGGCTTCGGCATTCATGGCGAAGGGTTCACAGATGTCGTCAACATCAGCGATGAGTTCGTGATACCACAAGTCGCGTGGGTTCCAGAGGATGTCACCCCCAGTGCGGCGCACCACGATCACATGCTCCACACTGCTTGTGCCTTCAATCATCAGCGCGGCATCAACATTAGCTTTTAATGGCACCGCTTTACCGCCTCGCATACCCTCATCTGCGGTGATCACAATTTTAGGGCGACAGTCATCAAGGCGGCCTGCAAGTGCTTCAGGAGAGAAGCCACCAAACACTACCGAATGCACTGCACCTATGCGCGTACAGGCCAGCATAGCGATCGCGGTTTCTGGAATCATTGGCATGTAGAGCGTGACACGATCACCAACCTTGACTCCCTGATTCTTCAAAACATTGGCAAAGCGGCAGACTTCGGCATGGAGTTCGCGATATGAAATAATCTTATGCTCTGCCGGATGGTCGCCTTCCCAGATAATGGCGGGTTTATCGGGGTGTGTGATGAGATGGCGATCGAGGCAATTGGCTGAAACATTCAGTTGCCCATCGGCAAACCACTCGATCTTGAAATGATTGGGATCATAAGAGATATCTTTGACGATACTAAACGGTTTAATCCAGTCCACACAGCCCGCTTCATCACGCCAAAATTGATCATTATTTTCAATCGATTGTTGATATCGACTTTGGTATTCAGCACTTGATGTACGTGCTTTAGCCGCAAATGCGGCTGGAACAGGGTAAAGAAGCTCGGTGGTAGACGTCGGTGTTGTCGTCGTAGGCGAATTTGTGTGTTCAGTATGCGAAATCGCAGCAGAGGATGGTGTGTTCAGCATCATATATTCCTTCCATGTGAATGACCGTACTTATCGCGAAAAGCGTCATATTGGCGATCAGTTTTTGATGTTCTGTCTTTATTGTGGGCTTCATGCGGCGCTGATGAAATCATGCTTTAGTCGTAGAGGACGCTTTTTTTCAGATGGCGTACCTAAATTGATTATTAATAAAGGACCATAGATCGGTTTTGAGAGAGCAATTTTTTTAAAAAAGCGCATACAACGACTGTTCATCTGCGCTGGTTATTTTTTGTGTTGATTGGATTTTTAGCTGATGAGCAAACCTTTACGTTGTAGTGCATAGAGCGCTAGATTCAAATGCTCATGCAATGCATTTTCGATTTCCTGAGTGTCCGTAATCAGAATGCCTTGCTTATTCAAGGTAATCCGATTTTCTGCGACTTCTCCTTGTAAGTGATCGATCAGTTCAGCATGTGTATGCTTGCCATCCAGCAGTGGAAGAATACTTTCTTCAATAATGCCTAGATGTGCATTTTCGTGCCATATTGTTGTCACTAAATGATTTTCTTGTGCAGTGATACAGGCTTTGGGATCACGTAAAGGACGATCAGATACGTGTGTAGCCAGAGTGATGGGTTGGTTTCGGAATCGAATCAGTCCTCTGGTGATCATGTTTTCAATGAAACTTTGCACAACCGTCATGCACTCGACCACATCTTTTGGATGAGGCTGCTGCTGTGTCCTGAGACTGACTTCGACTGCGAGGGAGTGAAGTTGTATGGTAGCTGGATAACGCTCATTGAGAATCTGTGCTGCGATAATAGCCAAAGGATGAATAAGGCTGACTGATTGACTTTGTAAACCTTCAAACTGACTTTCATTCGTAGCATTCATGGTGTTTTTAAGCGGGATAAAAACGCCAGCATAGTGCAACTGTTGTAAGCGGACTGGGTCAAGTTGATAATTGACTAAATCGGCGCGTTTTGCGGACATAAGAATCGTTTGGCGAAAGGTTCTTGCGGTCAAAAAGTCTAAATGTTGCTCTATAGCGACTTGATTCCCGTGGCACTCTTTGAGGAGCGGTTCGATAATTTCAGTGGAATAGTTACTGAGAAACATGCTGGCTGGTTGGCTCTCTGCCAGATAAGCCAGTCCATTTTGTCGTGCACGATCAATAAATTCATGAAAGTAACAAGGATAGTTACAATGTTCAAGGAACTCGTGGATCAAATAGTAATCTTGGGCGCTGCGCAGTGTGGGTAATACATCATCGATATTTTTGCGTGTCAGGCTATTCGGGTCAGATCTTTCGTGCAGAAAATCGACCATGCCCCGTGCATACGCCAGTTTTTCTGGTGACGTTTCTCTGCTTGCACCGCGAAACATCATCGCATCACGAATGACTTCGCGGTATTTCCAGCCAGGGTAGGTATTGTAGCTAATATACGCTAGGCCTTCTGCTGACAAGCATTCTCCACAAATGCGCAGCATCGCTACCTGCGCTTCCTGTGGAACCCAGCTGTAGACGCCATGGGCGATAATATAATCAAATGTTCCGAAATTTTTTTGAATCTCGGTTAAGTCCATGAGCATGAGCGTAATGTTTTTAAGGCCGAGGTGCTGAATGGTTGCTTTCCCTTCAGCGATATGGGCTTCTGAGAGGTCGACGCCGATAATCGTTGCCTGAGGAAAGCGCAGGGCGAGGGGAATAATATTTCCACCAGAAGCACAACCTAACTCTAAAATTCGGGCCTGCTCGACAGGGACGGATTTGACATTAAAAAGCGCAGCAATCGCGGAAAGATGCGCAGGGGTAGATTGTGGGAAAGGATGGGAGTGATAAGGCGTTTCATTATAGCTATTGGATAAGCGTTCATTGATCGTGCTGGACATCCCATTTTCCCTTATTTCTTAAAAATTTATAGTAGATTGGCATCGTTGATCACTGCGCTGTCTAACGGAAGTTGACCATACTTTCTGCATATTGTAAGAGATGAGCTGGTAATGGATACATATGCTGATATTGCTGGATTTGTTTTCCAATCAGTCTCACTCGCTGTTTAAAATCTAGGGCTTTGTTTGGCGCAAGCAGTGGCTGATTCCAAGCGGGGATATCGGCACGCTGAAACTCAAAAGCACAACTGATCCGTGGTTGCCCCGCTGCCCGCGGGGACGAGTGAGATCCCCAATGTAGCACGGCTTGGTTCCAAATGATGAATTCACCTGGATTGGCAGGCAGTGCGCGTATGTCTGGGTAGAGCAACTGCCAATTCTTGTCATTTATCGTGCCATATACAGGGTCACGATCAGCAGGGAGTATGTACATACAACCGTTCAAAGGTGTAGCTGGCGTCAAGGGAATCCATGCTGTCAGGCTGCTGGGGTCACCATTACTCAGCAGGGAGCGATAACCTTTGTCGCGATGGGGAGACCAGCCAGCTTCTGCATGCTGAGGATCGATATGCCAAGCCCAAAAATCAGGAAGTATCCAATAGTCCTCACCCAGTAAGCAGGAAATCGTGGATGAGAGTTGCCCTGCCAATTGCCATATTTCATCGTAAACGAATGCAAAGACAGGCAGTAGCCCCCTATTTTTCAGTTGCTGAATCACTTCGATGATTGGCGAAAGTGGAGTATGCCATTGGCCAAAATTACCGTGTAGATACCCTTCATCATGGACCAACTGCCGAAGATAGTTTGCCTGTTCTTCAGGAATAAATGGCGCTGGAACGACGTACGCGCTGGCGCCTGCGATATGAAGCGCGGGTGCCAATGCCTGCCAGAATTCTGGTTTTAACAGGTCATCGACTGGTATGGCGGTTTGGAGAGCGTCTAGGGTCATATCGTGTTCTTTTTATCTTTAAGATTTTATGGACGTTCACGTTGCTTATTCTGGTGATCCCGCCATATCTGGTGGCAGAGATACCAAAAAAGGATAACAACGCTGGTATTCAAAATCGCTGCGATATAAACGCCATGCGTGATGCACATGGTTGCATCAATGGGTGCCCATACCCATAACGATAGGATGAGTCGCCGATAGGTACGCATGCAAGGTTGTTCCGCAAAATAATCAACGCAAATGCGACATAGTACGCCCCAGCTGGCAACTGTAGGGCCGAGGATGCAAATCCAAAAGAGCGTCTGTGCGGAATCGGTGACTGGTGTACTGCCATATAATATCTTGAGCAGCAGTGGATGCAGAGCAGGAATCCATAACACGATTGCTAGGCACAAACCACCAATTACATGAAGGTTAGCGATCCAACGCAAGCCGATTAACGCGCGGGTTATTGGTATGGGGCTTTGTTCTATCGTCATGATGGTTTTGCTTGATCTTATCCTGTCTAATACGTTTTCTAATCGTACCCTTTTGCGAGTCTATGTGCTCATTGCAACAATGTAAAACCAAGCGGCTGTCAGCCTCTAGCAATTACCTACGG comes from the Aquirhabdus parva genome and includes:
- the acs gene encoding acetate--CoA ligase, with protein sequence MMLNTPSSAAISHTEHTNSPTTTTPTSTTELLYPVPAAFAAKARTSSAEYQSRYQQSIENNDQFWRDEAGCVDWIKPFSIVKDISYDPNHFKIEWFADGQLNVSANCLDRHLITHPDKPAIIWEGDHPAEHKIISYRELHAEVCRFANVLKNQGVKVGDRVTLYMPMIPETAIAMLACTRIGAVHSVVFGGFSPEALAGRLDDCRPKIVITADEGMRGGKAVPLKANVDAALMIEGTSSVEHVIVVRRTGGDILWNPRDLWYHELIADVDDICEPFAMNAEAPLFILYTSGSTGKPKGVLHTTGGYLVYATSTFREVFDLRPDDVYWCTADLGWITGHSYLLYGALSNGTTTLMFEGVPQHPTWARVGQIVDKHNVTILYTAPTAIRAMMREGDDFVRQSDRSSLRLLGSVGEPINPEAWGWYYKVVGESRCPIVDTWWQTETGGILISPIAGATALKPGSASKPLYGIQPAIVDAEGHILEGACEGNLVIQGGWPGQMRTIYGDHQRFIETYFSVYPNSYFTGDGAKRDADGYYWITGRVDDVLNVSGHRLGTAEIESALVAHSSVAESAVVGMPHEIKGQGICAFVTLQADVAYSDTLRRELRDWVRREIGPIATPDAIYWAPALPKTRSGKIMRRILRKLAAGELDSLGDISTLADPSVVDNLIAAVYSHADEHTHR
- a CDS encoding methyltransferase regulatory domain-containing protein, translating into MSSTINERLSNSYNETPYHSHPFPQSTPAHLSAIAALFNVKSVPVEQARILELGCASGGNIIPLALRFPQATIIGVDLSEAHIAEGKATIQHLGLKNITLMLMDLTEIQKNFGTFDYIIAHGVYSWVPQEAQVAMLRICGECLSAEGLAYISYNTYPGWKYREVIRDAMMFRGASRETSPEKLAYARGMVDFLHERSDPNSLTRKNIDDVLPTLRSAQDYYLIHEFLEHCNYPCYFHEFIDRARQNGLAYLAESQPASMFLSNYSTEIIEPLLKECHGNQVAIEQHLDFLTARTFRQTILMSAKRADLVNYQLDPVRLQQLHYAGVFIPLKNTMNATNESQFEGLQSQSVSLIHPLAIIAAQILNERYPATIQLHSLAVEVSLRTQQQPHPKDVVECMTVVQSFIENMITRGLIRFRNQPITLATHVSDRPLRDPKACITAQENHLVTTIWHENAHLGIIEESILPLLDGKHTHAELIDHLQGEVAENRITLNKQGILITDTQEIENALHEHLNLALYALQRKGLLIS
- a CDS encoding phytanoyl-CoA dioxygenase family protein; this translates as MTLDALQTAIPVDDLLKPEFWQALAPALHIAGASAYVVPAPFIPEEQANYLRQLVHDEGYLHGNFGQWHTPLSPIIEVIQQLKNRGLLPVFAFVYDEIWQLAGQLSSTISCLLGEDYWILPDFWAWHIDPQHAEAGWSPHRDKGYRSLLSNGDPSSLTAWIPLTPATPLNGCMYILPADRDPVYGTINDKNWQLLYPDIRALPANPGEFIIWNQAVLHWGSHSSPRAAGQPRISCAFEFQRADIPAWNQPLLAPNKALDFKQRVRLIGKQIQQYQHMYPLPAHLLQYAESMVNFR